From a region of the Desmodus rotundus isolate HL8 chromosome 7, HLdesRot8A.1, whole genome shotgun sequence genome:
- the RPS29 gene encoding small ribosomal subunit protein uS14 translates to MGHQQLYWSHPRKFGQGSRSCRVCSNRHGLIRKYGLNMCRQCFRQYAKDIGFIKLD, encoded by the exons ATGGGTCACCAGCAGCTGTACTGGAGCCATCCGAGAAAATTCGGCCAGGGTTCTCGTTCTTG CCGCGTCTGCTCGAACCGGCACGGCCTGATCCGGAAGTATGGCCTTAATATGTGCCGCCAGTGTTTCCGTCAGTACGCGAAGGATATAGGCTTCATTAAG ttggaCTAA